In Musa acuminata AAA Group cultivar baxijiao chromosome BXJ2-10, Cavendish_Baxijiao_AAA, whole genome shotgun sequence, a genomic segment contains:
- the LOC135625674 gene encoding agglutinin-like, translating into MVLIWWWFRCWRPVRLQAGVLQQGPWGGNGGKTWNMRQADHISNVKIHYNDAVFAFDFTFTVDGKKKTIHVGGDAPQYKEITLEEDEYFTFISGYFKTMWTTDVFITQLTLETNKGNSVSAGNSIGSHFSLNLEDEGKILGFFGREGSTIDAIEGRMVKVGPWGGNGGNVWDMGQADHITKLRIYYGDNIVGLEITYILNGNSHTNKRGTTTGASKEIILEEDEYFTSISGYFHALSNYQRHAIVMLLTLDTNKGASISVGNKTGSSFALTLEEGSRILGFFGRAGTAIDAIGIHCSLPN; encoded by the exons ATGGTACTAATTTGGTGGTGGTTTCGTTGCTGGCGGCCGGTGCGGTTGCAGGCGGGCGTGCTCCAGCAAGGACCATGGGGTGGCAACGGCGGCAAAACCTGGAATATGAGACAGGCGGATCACATTAGCaacgtcaaaattcattacaacgATGCCGTATTCGCGTTTGACTTCACCTTCACCGTCGACGGCAAGAAGAAGACCATCCACGTCGGAGGTGATGCACCCCAGTACAAAGAG ATTACTCTAGAGGAGGACGAATACTTCACTTTCATCTCTGGATATTTCAAGACGATGTGGACGACAGACGTTTTCATAACACAACTTACCCTTGAGACCAACAAGGGCAATTCTGTGAGCGCCGGCAATTCGATTGGCAGTCATTTCTCCCTAAATCTAGAGGATGAGGGTAAGATTCTAGGCTTCTTCGGACGTGAAGGTTCTACCATCGATGCCATCGAG GGGAGAATGGTGAAGGTGGGGCCATGGGGTGGCAACGGAGGGAATGTGTGGGATATGGGACAAGCCGACCACATTACCAAACTTCGAATCTATTACGGAGATAACATTGTGGGGTTGGAGATTACCTACATTCTTAACGGTAATTCCCACACCAACAAACGTGGAACCACCACCGGCGCTTCCAAGGAG ATCATCCTTGAGGAGGACGAGTACTTCACTTCTATCTCCGGATACTTTCATGCATTATCCAATTATCAGCGACATGCAATTGTGATGTTGCTTACTCTTGATACCAACAAGGGTGCATCCATAAGTGTCGGTAACAAGACTGGCTCTTCCTTCGCCCTTACTTTAGAGGAGGGGAGTAGGATTCTGGGCTTCTTTGGGCGAGCTGGTACAGCCATTGACGCTATTGGGATTCACTGCTCATTGCCTAACTAA